A portion of the Channa argus isolate prfri chromosome 19, Channa argus male v1.0, whole genome shotgun sequence genome contains these proteins:
- the LOC137104976 gene encoding phospholipid phosphatase-related protein type 4 produces MSGGLTMSAREKGILTKDSVSLLPCFYFVELPILVSSVVSLYFLEWTDVFKPVKSGFNCHDRSLSLPYIDPNHEVIPLLMLLSLAFAGPAITIMIGEAILFCCLSRKKSGAGAEANINAAGCNFNSFIRRAVRFVGVHAFGLCATALITDILQLMTGYPAPYFLTVCKPNYTTLIVSCEQNPYVMEDICSGADPAAINQGRKSFPSQHATLASFGAVYVSMYFNSTLTDSSKLLKPLLVFSFIISAIICGLTRIIQYKNHAIDVYLGFLLGGAIAVYLGLYAVGNFQPNEDAGTSPTTVQHRPTCSLPHISQEAVLHHLQMKASITREPGIPTSHSEGILHRGLQQQRSNNNLQCPSADVEVISPSSSQSKDAVMTFSHTLPRVHTPQAMAAYEEAARRHAATLHHASMDSSRSKQLLSQWKSKNNNHKCSLQVPDSFSSSVDSSSGQSSQHPHHHGSMELRSSSEPAAMGLSGGFDAHAYMSKLPTGASNTLPSNCSGITGGARISMQSRPGSSQLVHIPEEAHESYNTTSPITMGGGNEGMSTVNSTVQANWQRAAEKTTACRTNDNGQNIQPRIMQVIAMSKQQGLLQTHSKSLDESSIGCSTTGSCPGSARFRALTDQEPTSTKGPSSLGSTTGSISGSTGAIVRVEAHPENNRPVIQPPSTDGSGSWRWRSLDHGNGAGGGAGTSGANGGSGIAGGSLRQSFELSDLNRDSESSDSIREGSLDRKHANRIVTTTATISTPPIVTVHTQNTTQSEQRLQPQGHSTIRITPGDVGGSGSGGAGSGGGSRGGGGGGESASETLSVTSSRESTLRRKGNNIILIPERANSPDSTRNIFYKGTSITPVFKD; encoded by the exons ATGTCTGGAGGCCTGACCATGTCTGCGAGAGAAAAGGGGATCCTGACCAAAGACAGCGTCAGCCTGCTTCCCTGCTTCTATTTTGTGGAG CTGCCAATCCTAGTGTCATCAGTGGTCAGTCTGTACTTCCTGGAGTGGACGGATGTATTTAAGCCGGTGAAGTCTGGCTTCAACTGCCATGACCGTAGCCTGAGCCTGCCCTACATCGACCCCAACCACGAGGTCATTCCCCTGCTGATGCTGCTCAGCCTGGCCTTTGCTGGACCTGCCATCACG ATCATGATTGGAGAGGCCATCCTGTTCTGCTGTCTGTCTCGGAAGAAAAGTGGTGCCGGGGCCGAGGCCAACATCAACGCTGCTGGCTGCAACTTCAACTCCTTCATACGCAGAGCTGTCCGCTTCGTtg GCGTTCACGCATTTGGTCTTTGCGCCACAGCCTTGATCACTGACATCCTCCAACTCATGACGGGTTACCCAGCACCCTACTTCCTCACTGTCTGTAAACCCAACTATACCACACTCATCGTCAGCTGTGAGCAGAACCCCTACGTCATGGAGGATATCTGCTCAGGGGCTGACCCTGCAGCTATCAACCAGGGCAG AAAATCCTTCCCATCGCAGCATGCCACCCTGGCATCCTTTGGTGCTGTCTATGTTTCG ATGTATTTTAACAGCACTCTGACAGATTCATCTAAGCTGCTCAAGCCCCTGCTGGTCTTCTCCTTCATTATCAGTGCTATCATTTGTGGTCTGACCCGGATTATTCAGTACAAGAACCATGCCATCGACGTCTACCTGGGCTTCTTGCTGGGGGGAGCTATTGCTGTGTATCTG GGGTTGTATGCAGTTGGAAATTTCCAACCTAATGAGGATGCTGGTACCAGTCCCACTACAGTTCAACACCGGCCCACCTGTTCTTTGCCTCACATCAGCCAGGAGGCCGTCCTTCATCACCTGCAAATGAAAGCCAGCATTACCCGGGAGCCAGGAATACCCACCTCCCACTCTGAGGGTATCCTCCATCGAGGCCTTCAGCAGCAGAGGTCCAATAACAACCTCCAATGCCCCAGTGCAGATGTGGAGGTGATTTCTCCCAGCAGCTCCCAGAGCAAAGATGCTGTCATGACCTTTAGTCACACCCTTCCTCGTGTGCACACCCCTCAGGCTATGGCGGCATATGAGGAAGCAGCCAGACGTCATGCCGCCACCCTCCACCATGCTTCAATGGACTCCAGCCGCTCAAAACAACTTCTTTCTCAATGGAAAAGTAAGAACAATAACCACAAATGCTCTCTGCAGGTCCCAgactccttctcctcctctgtagACTCGTCATCTGGCCAGTCCTCGCAGCATCCGCACCACCATGGCAGCATGGAGCTCCGATCCAGCTCTGAGCCAGCAGCTATGGGCCTGAGTGGAGGTTTTGATGCTCATGCTTACATGTCCAAACTGCCCACAGGTGCTAGTAACACTCTGCCTAGTAACTGTAGTGGCATCACTGGAGGAGCCAGGATATCCATGCAGTCTAGGCCTGGGTCTTCACAGCTGGTCCACATACCAGAGGAAGCTCATGAGAGTTACAACACCACTTCCCCAATAACCATGGGTGGAGGAAATGAGGGCATGTCAACAGTAAATAGCACAGTTCAGGCTAACTGGCAAAGGGCAGCAGAGAAGACGACGGCCTGCAGGACTAATGATAATGGGCAGAACATCCAGCCACGAATTATGCAAGTGATTGCCATGTCCAAGCAGCAGGGTCTACTACAAACCCATTCCAAGAGCTTAGATGAGAGCAGCATTGGCTGCAGCACCACTGGTAGTTGCCCGGGCTCTGCACGTTTCAGGGCACTAACTGATCAAGAACCTACCAGCACCAAGGGGCCCAGCTCACTGGGCAGCACTACAGGAAGTATTTCTGGAAGTACCGGAGCAATTGTCAGAGTTGAGGCCCACCCTGAAAACAACAGGCCTGTCATCCAACCTCCATCAACAGATGGAAGCGGGTCATGGAGGTGGCGCTCCCTGGATCATGGTAATGGAGCTGGTGGAGGTGCAGGGACTAGTGGAGCCAACGGAGGATCTGGAATAGCAGGAGGCAGTTTGAGGCAGTCTTTTGAGCTTAGTGATTTAAACAGAGATTCAGAAAGCTCAGACTCTATACGTGAAGGGTCCCTGGACAGGAAACATGCCAATCGCATTGTTACCACCACTGCGACCATTAGCACCCCACCTATTGTCACAGTTCACACCCAGAACACAACCCAGTCAGAGCAAAGGCTTCAGCCTCAGGGCCACTCCACCATTAGAATCACTCCGGGGGATGTTGGTGGCTCTGGATCTGGAGGAGCTGGTAGTGGAGGAGGGagcagaggtggaggtggaggtggagagagTGCTTCAGAAACCCTCTCAGTCACCTCGAGTCGGGAGTCCACTCTGCGGAGAAAAGGCAATAATATCATCTTGATTCCAGAGAGAGCTAACAGCCCCGATAGCACCCGAAATATTTTCTACAAAGGAACTTCAATAACCCCTGTCTTCAAAGATTAA